Proteins from one Azospirillum brasilense genomic window:
- a CDS encoding NADH-quinone oxidoreductase subunit B family protein, which yields MLKHILTSLTGGPVTEAAPAPADPALAELAGKLDKAAKARLGRSLSIREVDAGSCNGCELEIHALNNPIYDLERFGIRFVASPRHADVLLVTGPVARNMREALVRTWDATPGPKWLVACGDCAVSGGLFAGGYACVGPVEEVLPVDLRIPGCPPRPTDLLAGLLALLETSAAR from the coding sequence ATGCTGAAGCACATCCTGACCTCCCTGACCGGCGGCCCGGTCACCGAAGCCGCTCCGGCCCCCGCCGATCCGGCCTTGGCGGAACTGGCAGGAAAGCTGGACAAGGCCGCCAAGGCCCGGCTGGGCCGCAGCCTGTCGATCCGTGAGGTCGATGCGGGGTCCTGCAACGGCTGCGAGCTGGAAATCCACGCGCTGAACAACCCGATCTACGATCTGGAACGGTTCGGCATCCGCTTCGTCGCCTCGCCGCGCCACGCCGACGTCCTGCTGGTCACCGGCCCGGTCGCCCGCAACATGCGCGAGGCGCTGGTCCGCACCTGGGACGCCACGCCCGGCCCGAAATGGCTGGTGGCCTGCGGCGATTGCGCGGTCAGCGGCGGGCTGTTCGCCGGCGGCTACGCCTGCGTTGGCCCGGTGGAGGAGGTGCTGCCGGTGGACCTGCGCATTCCCGGCTGTCCGCCGCGGCCGACCGATCTGCTGGCCGGCCTGCTGGCCTTGCTGGAGACCAGCGCGGCGCGGTGA
- a CDS encoding hydrogenase-4 component E, with protein MSDLGYDVAHMLGAVVLLMSFALLYQRRLFSLLNVFTMQALALTATAAWQAYSHGEPHLYITALLTLVLKAILIPVALHRIVVKMKIHRSIEPALGIGLTMVAGVSLVTLSILLVLPVTADATALTRENLALSLSVVLLGLLMMISRRNAVSQVVGFMSIENGLILAAVGVAGMPLVVEMSVAFSVMVAFIIFGIFLFHIRERFDTLDMQKIESFRGESD; from the coding sequence GTGAGCGACCTGGGTTATGACGTCGCGCACATGCTGGGGGCCGTCGTCCTGCTGATGAGCTTCGCCCTGCTGTACCAGCGGCGGCTGTTCTCCCTGCTCAACGTCTTCACGATGCAGGCGCTCGCCCTGACCGCGACGGCGGCGTGGCAGGCCTACTCCCACGGGGAGCCGCACCTCTACATCACCGCCTTGCTGACGCTGGTCCTCAAGGCCATCCTGATTCCGGTGGCGCTGCACCGCATCGTCGTGAAGATGAAGATCCACCGCAGCATCGAGCCGGCGCTGGGGATCGGGCTGACCATGGTGGCGGGCGTGTCGCTGGTCACCCTGTCGATCCTGCTGGTGCTGCCGGTGACGGCGGACGCCACCGCCCTGACCCGCGAGAATCTGGCGCTGTCGCTGTCGGTCGTCCTGCTCGGCCTGCTGATGATGATCTCCCGGCGCAACGCAGTCAGCCAAGTGGTCGGCTTCATGTCGATCGAGAACGGGCTGATTCTGGCGGCGGTCGGTGTCGCCGGCATGCCGCTGGTCGTCGAGATGTCGGTGGCCTTCTCCGTCATGGTGGCCTTCATCATCTTCGGCATCTTCCTGTTCCACATCCGCGAGCGGTTCGACACGCTCGACATGCAGAAGATCGAGAGCTTCCGGGGGGAGAGCGATTGA
- a CDS encoding Tex family protein has protein sequence MPSTSISQRIADELSVRESQVASAVKLLDEGSTVPFIARYRKEATGGLDDTQLRTLEERLSYLRELEDRRAAILSSVREQDKLTPELELQIRQADTKTRLEDLYLPYKPKRRTKAQIAREAGLEPLADRLLADPSLQPDAEAAGFVSADKGVADVKAALDGARHILVERFGEDAELVGRLRATMADKGVVTAKVIEEKRAEGAKFSDYFEFDEPWAKVPSHRALALFRGRTQGVLDIRLDLPVEEGQPHPAERTIAAHTGIRDQGRPADKWLSDVVRWTWKLKIGPHVETDLMGDLRERAEDEAIRVFARNLHDLLLAAPAGPRTTIGLDPGIRTGVKVAVVDATGKLVDTATVYPHQPRNDWDGAIAAIAALAVRHKAELISIGNGTASRETDKLVADLFKRHPELKLTKLVVSEAGASVYSASETAAAEFPKLDVSLRGAVSIARRLQDPLAELVKIEPKSIGVGQYQHDVSGGKLARSLDAVVEDCVNAVGVDLNTASVPLLTRVSGLNETIARNIVEHRDRNGAFRSRKQLLDVARLGPKTFEQAAGFLRIREGDNPLDTSAVHPEAYPLVERILKKTGKDLGSVIGDARFLRGLNAEDFTDERFGVPTIEDILKELEKPGRDPRPEFKTATFQEGVEELKDLQTGMVLEGVVTNVTAFGAFVDIGVHQDGLVHISQLSTSFVKDPHTVVKAGDIVKVKVMEVDIPRKRIGLTMRLTDAAPRPERGQGRTEGQRGDDKRRDDRRSPPPGKGGSAPKPAPKPAKAPEPVNNAFAEAFARAQAGKKR, from the coding sequence ATGCCGTCCACGTCCATCAGCCAACGCATCGCCGACGAGCTTTCGGTCCGTGAATCCCAGGTCGCCTCGGCCGTCAAGCTGCTCGACGAAGGATCGACCGTCCCCTTCATCGCCCGTTACCGCAAGGAGGCCACGGGCGGGCTCGACGACACGCAGTTGCGCACGCTGGAGGAACGGCTGTCCTACCTGCGCGAGCTTGAAGACCGGCGCGCGGCGATCCTGTCCTCCGTCCGCGAGCAGGACAAGCTGACGCCGGAGCTGGAGCTGCAGATCCGTCAGGCCGACACCAAGACGCGCCTGGAAGACCTCTACCTGCCCTACAAGCCGAAGCGCCGCACCAAGGCGCAGATCGCCCGCGAGGCGGGGCTGGAGCCGCTGGCCGACCGCCTGCTCGCCGATCCGTCGCTCCAGCCGGACGCCGAGGCCGCCGGCTTCGTCAGCGCCGACAAGGGCGTCGCCGACGTCAAGGCGGCGCTCGACGGCGCCCGCCATATCCTGGTGGAGCGTTTCGGCGAGGACGCCGAACTGGTCGGCCGGCTGCGTGCCACCATGGCCGACAAGGGCGTGGTGACCGCCAAGGTGATCGAGGAGAAGCGGGCGGAGGGCGCCAAGTTCTCCGATTACTTCGAGTTCGACGAACCCTGGGCGAAGGTCCCCTCGCACCGGGCGCTGGCGCTGTTCCGCGGCCGGACCCAGGGCGTTTTGGACATCCGCCTGGACCTGCCGGTCGAGGAGGGACAACCCCACCCGGCGGAGCGCACCATCGCCGCCCACACCGGCATCCGCGATCAGGGCCGCCCCGCCGACAAGTGGCTGTCCGACGTGGTGCGCTGGACCTGGAAGCTGAAGATCGGCCCGCATGTCGAGACCGATCTGATGGGCGACCTGCGCGAGCGTGCGGAGGACGAGGCCATCCGCGTCTTCGCCCGCAACCTGCACGACCTGCTGCTGGCCGCCCCGGCCGGTCCGCGCACCACCATCGGCCTCGACCCCGGCATCCGCACCGGCGTGAAGGTCGCCGTGGTCGACGCCACGGGCAAGCTGGTCGACACGGCCACCGTCTACCCGCACCAGCCGAGGAACGACTGGGACGGCGCCATCGCCGCCATCGCCGCCCTGGCGGTGCGCCACAAGGCGGAGCTGATTTCCATCGGCAACGGCACGGCGAGCCGCGAGACGGACAAGCTGGTCGCCGATCTGTTCAAGCGCCATCCGGAGCTGAAACTCACCAAGCTGGTGGTCAGCGAAGCCGGCGCGTCGGTCTATTCGGCCTCCGAGACCGCGGCGGCAGAGTTTCCGAAGCTGGACGTCAGCCTGCGCGGCGCCGTCTCCATCGCCCGCCGCCTTCAGGACCCGCTGGCCGAGCTGGTGAAGATCGAGCCGAAGTCCATCGGCGTCGGCCAGTACCAGCACGATGTGTCGGGCGGCAAGCTCGCCCGCTCGCTGGACGCGGTGGTGGAGGACTGCGTGAACGCGGTCGGCGTGGACCTGAACACGGCATCCGTTCCGCTGCTGACCCGCGTGTCCGGCCTGAACGAGACGATCGCCCGCAACATCGTGGAGCACCGCGACCGCAACGGCGCCTTCCGTTCGCGCAAGCAGCTGCTGGACGTGGCGCGCCTCGGCCCGAAGACCTTCGAGCAGGCCGCCGGCTTCCTGCGCATCCGCGAGGGCGACAACCCGCTGGACACCTCCGCCGTCCACCCCGAAGCCTACCCGCTGGTCGAGCGCATCCTGAAGAAGACCGGCAAGGATCTCGGCAGCGTCATCGGCGATGCCCGCTTCCTGCGTGGGCTGAACGCCGAGGACTTCACCGACGAGCGGTTCGGCGTGCCGACCATCGAGGACATCCTGAAGGAGCTTGAGAAGCCGGGCCGCGACCCGCGTCCGGAATTCAAGACGGCCACCTTCCAGGAGGGCGTCGAGGAGCTGAAGGACCTCCAGACCGGCATGGTTCTGGAAGGGGTGGTGACCAACGTCACCGCCTTCGGCGCCTTCGTGGACATCGGCGTGCACCAGGATGGGCTGGTCCACATCTCGCAGCTGTCCACCAGCTTCGTGAAGGACCCGCACACCGTCGTGAAGGCCGGCGACATCGTGAAGGTCAAGGTGATGGAGGTCGACATCCCGCGCAAGCGCATCGGCCTGACCATGCGCCTGACCGACGCCGCTCCGCGCCCCGAGCGTGGCCAAGGCCGTACGGAGGGGCAGCGTGGCGACGACAAGCGCCGGGACGACCGCCGCAGCCCGCCGCCCGGCAAGGGCGGCTCCGCTCCGAAGCCGGCCCCCAAACCGGCAAAGGCGCCAGAGCCCGTCAACAACGCCTTCGCCGAAGCCTTCGCGCGGGCGCAGGCCGGCAAGAAGCGGTGA
- a CDS encoding respiratory chain complex I subunit 1 family protein, with translation MTLLLATLYQILQMLLVLALAPLLTGWVRLVKARLVGRRGPSVLQPYRDLLRLLRKEVVLARNASWLFRSVPYMMFTAIWLAAGLVPVFTTQLALAPTADLIALIALLGSARFFLALAGMDTGTSFGGIGSSREMMIAALAEPAMLMIVFSVAILVRSTSLAEIADFMLSGAVGLRISLALALIALVMVAIAENARIPIDNPATHLELTMVHEAMVLEYSGRHLALVEAASMLKMLLYMALIACVFAPWGMATAGSGVAAALGGMVVFVAKLAVGGTLLALFETSIAKMRVFRVGEFLGGALLLSLLGAIFLYVSRGV, from the coding sequence ATGACGCTGCTGCTGGCCACCCTCTACCAGATCCTGCAGATGCTGCTGGTGCTGGCCCTGGCGCCACTGCTGACCGGCTGGGTGCGGCTGGTCAAGGCGCGGCTGGTCGGGCGGCGGGGGCCTTCTGTCCTTCAGCCCTACCGCGACCTGCTGCGGCTGCTGCGCAAGGAGGTGGTGCTGGCCCGCAACGCCTCCTGGCTGTTCCGCTCCGTGCCCTACATGATGTTCACGGCGATCTGGCTGGCCGCCGGGCTGGTCCCGGTCTTCACCACACAGTTGGCCCTCGCCCCCACGGCGGACCTGATCGCGCTGATCGCGCTGCTCGGCTCGGCGCGCTTCTTCCTGGCGCTCGCCGGGATGGACACGGGGACGAGCTTCGGCGGCATCGGCTCGTCGCGCGAGATGATGATCGCGGCGCTCGCCGAACCGGCGATGCTGATGATCGTCTTCTCGGTGGCGATCCTTGTCCGCAGCACCTCGCTCGCCGAGATCGCCGATTTCATGTTGTCCGGCGCGGTCGGGCTGCGCATCTCCCTGGCGCTCGCGCTGATCGCGCTGGTCATGGTGGCGATCGCCGAGAACGCGCGCATCCCCATCGACAACCCGGCCACGCATCTGGAACTGACCATGGTGCACGAGGCCATGGTGCTGGAATATTCCGGCCGTCACCTCGCCCTGGTCGAGGCGGCGAGCATGCTCAAGATGCTGCTCTACATGGCGCTGATCGCCTGCGTCTTCGCGCCCTGGGGCATGGCGACCGCCGGGTCCGGCGTGGCGGCGGCGCTGGGCGGCATGGTCGTCTTCGTGGCGAAGCTCGCCGTCGGCGGGACCCTGCTGGCGCTGTTCGAGACCTCCATCGCCAAGATGCGCGTCTTCCGGGTCGGCGAGTTCCTGGGCGGCGCCCTGCTGCTGAGCCTGCTCGGCGCGATCTTCCTCTACGTGTCGCGGGGGGTGTGA
- the hyfB gene encoding hydrogenase 4 subunit B has translation MGLVVSAIVFLFAVAVVGAAARRLPQVSTVVYGGTASACALIALWAALRLAGGGPDATLVLPVGLPWIQAHLRADALSAVFLIVVNLGGITASLFGWGYERAHHESHGGSQDGPVLPLYPLFLAGMNMVLIAADAFTFLLSWEFMSLASWLLVLSTHRDPETPKAARLYIIMASFGTACLLLAFGVLATAHGDYSFAAIRAHAPAAGAAALVVVLILLGAGSKAGLVPLHVWLPLAHPAAPSHVSALMSGVMTKVAVYAMIRVLFDLLGEPEWWWGGVTMGFGALTAVMGVLYALMQDDVKRLLAYSTVENIGAIVIALGLALVFKAAHTPVIAALALAAALLHVVNHSLFKSLLFFAAGAMLTATGSRDLNRLGGLIHRMPTTAVLALIGAAAISALPPLNGFVGEWLLFQAILNAPALSEWSLKIEIAVVGAALALATALAGACFVRLYGIAFLGRPRSRAAGEAVEVGRAMRLGMAVPAVLCVVLGVLPTPLIRLFEPALRLLVEAGPFDGRAYQPWFWLAPTSAIGNSYNGLIMLVVIALLSVVLVLGIHRKASDRVRWSIPWGCGFDGPDPAAVTQYTASSFGQPIRRAFGSTVFRARDHVDMPVPGDTRPARLSVTWTDPAWVVVVEPLSRAVGWLAEKANRLQFLTIRRYLTLMFLALVVLLVMVAVTQR, from the coding sequence TTGGGACTGGTCGTTTCGGCAATCGTCTTTCTGTTCGCAGTGGCCGTCGTCGGCGCCGCGGCGAGGCGGCTGCCGCAAGTGTCCACGGTGGTCTATGGCGGAACGGCGTCGGCCTGCGCGCTGATCGCGCTGTGGGCGGCGCTCCGGCTGGCCGGAGGCGGGCCGGATGCGACGCTGGTGCTGCCGGTCGGGCTGCCCTGGATACAGGCCCATTTGCGCGCCGACGCGCTGTCCGCCGTCTTCCTGATCGTCGTCAATCTGGGCGGCATCACCGCCAGCCTGTTCGGCTGGGGGTACGAGCGGGCGCATCACGAATCCCATGGCGGATCCCAGGACGGGCCGGTGCTGCCGCTCTACCCGCTGTTCCTGGCGGGCATGAACATGGTGCTGATCGCCGCCGACGCCTTCACCTTCCTGCTGTCCTGGGAGTTCATGTCGCTGGCCTCCTGGCTGCTCGTGCTGTCCACCCACCGGGATCCGGAAACGCCGAAGGCCGCGCGCCTCTACATCATCATGGCGAGCTTCGGCACGGCCTGCCTGCTGCTGGCCTTCGGGGTCCTGGCGACGGCGCACGGCGACTACAGCTTCGCCGCCATCCGCGCCCACGCGCCGGCGGCGGGGGCTGCGGCGCTGGTCGTCGTGCTGATCCTGCTGGGGGCGGGGTCGAAGGCCGGGCTTGTTCCGCTGCATGTCTGGCTGCCGTTGGCCCATCCGGCGGCGCCCAGCCATGTGTCGGCCCTGATGTCCGGCGTGATGACCAAGGTCGCCGTCTACGCGATGATCCGCGTGCTGTTCGATCTGCTGGGCGAGCCGGAATGGTGGTGGGGCGGCGTGACCATGGGATTCGGCGCGCTGACCGCGGTGATGGGCGTGCTCTACGCGCTGATGCAGGACGACGTGAAGCGGCTGCTTGCCTATTCGACGGTGGAGAACATCGGAGCCATCGTCATCGCACTGGGTCTGGCGCTGGTCTTCAAGGCCGCCCACACGCCGGTGATCGCCGCGCTCGCCCTGGCGGCAGCGCTTCTCCATGTGGTCAACCATTCCCTGTTCAAGAGCCTGCTGTTCTTCGCGGCGGGCGCCATGCTGACCGCCACTGGGTCGCGCGACCTCAATCGGTTGGGCGGGCTGATCCACCGGATGCCGACCACCGCCGTCCTCGCCCTGATCGGCGCCGCGGCGATCTCGGCCCTGCCGCCGCTGAACGGCTTCGTCGGGGAATGGCTGCTGTTCCAGGCCATCCTGAACGCTCCGGCTCTGTCCGAATGGTCGCTGAAGATTGAGATCGCCGTGGTCGGTGCCGCCCTGGCGCTCGCCACCGCGCTTGCCGGCGCCTGCTTCGTGCGGCTTTACGGCATCGCCTTCCTGGGACGGCCGCGGTCGCGCGCCGCGGGCGAGGCGGTTGAGGTCGGGCGGGCGATGCGGCTGGGCATGGCGGTTCCGGCGGTGCTCTGCGTCGTTCTCGGCGTGCTGCCGACCCCGCTGATCCGCCTGTTCGAGCCGGCGCTGCGCCTGCTGGTGGAGGCCGGGCCGTTCGACGGGCGCGCCTACCAGCCGTGGTTCTGGCTGGCCCCGACCTCGGCCATCGGCAACTCCTACAACGGCCTGATCATGCTGGTGGTGATTGCGCTGCTGTCGGTCGTGCTGGTGCTGGGCATCCACCGCAAGGCGAGCGACCGGGTGCGCTGGTCGATCCCCTGGGGCTGCGGCTTCGACGGTCCGGACCCGGCGGCGGTCACCCAATACACGGCCTCCAGCTTCGGCCAGCCGATCCGCCGCGCCTTCGGCAGCACGGTATTCCGCGCCCGCGACCATGTGGACATGCCGGTGCCGGGCGACACGCGCCCCGCCCGCCTGTCGGTGACCTGGACCGACCCGGCCTGGGTCGTGGTGGTGGAGCCGCTGTCCCGCGCGGTGGGCTGGCTGGCCGAGAAGGCCAACCGGCTGCAGTTCCTGACCATCCGCCGTTACCTGACCCTGATGTTCCTGGCGCTGGTCGTGCTGCTGGTGATGGTGGCGGTGACTCAACGATGA
- a CDS encoding hydrogenase 4 subunit F, with translation MNAVAVIVATPLIGAAVLALVPGHRLGARLNIGFSAVTLLASLVLFGLEPSSGALFVVDAFNIYLIALTAFVGLTTSVFSAGYIAHEIAVGKLDERKLRFYHAMYQAFMFTMLLALSANNLGVMWVAVEGATLTTVLMVSLYRTAASIEAAWKYFILCGVGIALALFGTILMYMAAQPVMGPGMAAMTWTELMGHVARISPAILNLAFVFLLIGYGTKVGLAPLHAWLPDAHAEGPTPISAVLSGLLLNVALYAVLRFKMLLAANGQAIAPGPLMIAMGLASLLLAGLMLYRRRDVKRFFAYSSIEHMGIITFAFGMGGPLANFAGLLHMAMHSLTKSAIFYAVGHAVQVTGTQRIERISGLTVSHPALGWGLLAGVVAIAGLPPFGVFMSEFLLVTSTFAREPLLALPLVVGILVAFGALVLRVQQLCFGAPGTAEGSGVPVAEVPLQGTLVPLYAHLALVLVAGVWLPGPLVAWFQTVAALLG, from the coding sequence TTGAACGCCGTCGCCGTCATCGTCGCCACCCCGCTGATCGGCGCCGCCGTCCTCGCCCTGGTTCCCGGCCACCGGCTGGGCGCGCGGCTGAACATCGGATTCTCCGCCGTCACGCTGCTGGCGTCGCTGGTCCTGTTCGGGCTGGAGCCGTCGAGCGGCGCGCTGTTCGTGGTGGACGCCTTCAACATCTACCTGATCGCGCTCACCGCCTTCGTCGGGCTGACCACCAGCGTCTTTTCGGCCGGCTACATCGCCCACGAGATCGCGGTGGGGAAGCTGGACGAGCGCAAGCTGCGCTTCTACCACGCCATGTACCAGGCCTTCATGTTCACCATGCTGCTGGCCCTGTCGGCCAACAACCTGGGCGTCATGTGGGTGGCGGTGGAGGGGGCGACGCTGACCACCGTGCTGATGGTCAGCCTCTACCGCACCGCGGCCAGCATTGAGGCGGCGTGGAAGTACTTCATCCTGTGCGGCGTCGGCATCGCGCTCGCCCTGTTCGGCACCATCCTGATGTACATGGCCGCCCAGCCGGTGATGGGTCCGGGCATGGCGGCGATGACCTGGACGGAGCTGATGGGCCACGTCGCCAGGATCAGCCCGGCGATCCTCAACCTCGCCTTCGTCTTCCTGCTGATCGGCTACGGCACCAAGGTCGGGCTGGCGCCGCTGCACGCCTGGCTGCCGGACGCCCACGCGGAAGGGCCGACGCCGATCTCCGCCGTGCTGTCCGGCCTGCTGCTCAACGTGGCGCTCTACGCCGTGCTGCGCTTCAAGATGCTGCTGGCGGCGAACGGGCAGGCCATCGCGCCGGGGCCGCTGATGATCGCCATGGGGCTGGCCTCCCTGCTGCTGGCCGGGCTGATGCTTTATCGGCGGCGCGACGTGAAGCGCTTCTTCGCCTACAGCTCCATCGAGCATATGGGCATCATCACCTTCGCCTTCGGCATGGGCGGGCCGCTCGCCAACTTCGCCGGGCTGCTGCACATGGCGATGCACAGCCTGACCAAGTCGGCCATCTTCTACGCGGTTGGCCACGCCGTGCAGGTGACGGGCACGCAGCGGATCGAGCGGATTTCCGGCCTGACGGTCAGCCATCCGGCGCTCGGCTGGGGCCTGCTGGCCGGTGTGGTGGCCATCGCCGGCCTGCCACCCTTCGGCGTGTTCATGAGCGAATTTTTGCTGGTCACCAGCACCTTCGCGCGGGAACCGCTGCTGGCCCTGCCGCTGGTCGTGGGCATCCTGGTCGCCTTCGGGGCGCTGGTGCTGCGGGTCCAGCAACTGTGCTTCGGAGCGCCCGGCACAGCGGAGGGCAGCGGCGTTCCGGTGGCCGAGGTGCCGTTGCAAGGGACGCTGGTTCCGCTCTACGCGCATCTGGCGCTGGTTCTGGTGGCGGGGGTCTGGCTGCCGGGGCCGCTGGTCGCGTGGTTCCAGACCGTCGCGGCGCTGCTGGGGTAG
- a CDS encoding nickel-dependent hydrogenase large subunit: protein MYGEEPLFGLLNRIGTPVEGHRPWPRYRLGRDGWLRLIEGLAGNGWSLLGLWGEPKTVHAALREDFSGDVAVVSLDCPQGRFPSLSAVRPAANRLERAAHDLYGLVAERTTDPRPWLDHDAWGVRRPLSEQPAAPVPNPGPYTFLPVEGDGLHQIPVGPVHAGIIEPGHFRFTANGETVVRLEERLGYVHRGVEGLMQGRPVAQAAMLAARISGDATVAHSLAFARAVEAALGVEVPARAVWLRALMAELERIANHLGDIGAICNDAAFAFMLAQTSQLRERVLRTADACFGHRLMMDRVIPGGVATDLPERGAGLLLELVAELRKRFPPLVAIYDGKASLQDRTVTTGFVSAELVTRFGAGGHVGRASGRDQDARRSPGYAPYDALNFEVPVLTEGDVNARVWVRIREVEQSLSLIEQIVARLPAISRGLDHPSVPLDSGRGGEGMALVESFRGEILTWVRLDGEGAVTRCHPRDPSWFQWPLLEAAIGGNIVADFPLCNKSFNCSYAGHDL from the coding sequence ATGTACGGGGAAGAACCGCTGTTCGGCCTGTTGAACCGCATCGGCACGCCGGTCGAGGGCCACCGGCCCTGGCCGCGCTACCGGCTGGGCCGCGACGGCTGGCTGCGCCTGATCGAGGGGCTGGCGGGCAACGGCTGGAGCCTGCTCGGCCTGTGGGGCGAGCCCAAGACGGTCCACGCCGCCTTGCGCGAGGATTTCTCCGGCGACGTCGCGGTGGTCAGCCTCGACTGCCCGCAGGGCCGCTTTCCGAGCCTGAGCGCCGTGCGCCCCGCCGCCAACCGACTGGAGCGCGCCGCCCACGACCTCTACGGCCTGGTGGCGGAGCGCACCACCGACCCGCGCCCCTGGCTGGACCACGACGCCTGGGGCGTGCGCCGTCCCCTGTCGGAGCAGCCGGCGGCACCGGTGCCCAACCCCGGCCCCTACACCTTCCTGCCGGTGGAGGGCGACGGGCTACACCAGATCCCGGTCGGCCCCGTCCACGCCGGCATCATCGAGCCCGGCCATTTCCGCTTCACCGCCAACGGCGAGACCGTCGTCCGGCTGGAGGAGCGGCTCGGCTACGTCCACCGTGGCGTGGAAGGGCTGATGCAGGGCAGGCCGGTGGCACAGGCGGCGATGCTGGCCGCCCGCATCTCCGGCGACGCGACGGTGGCGCACAGCCTCGCCTTCGCCCGCGCGGTCGAGGCGGCGCTCGGCGTCGAGGTGCCGGCGCGGGCGGTGTGGCTGCGCGCCCTGATGGCGGAGTTGGAGCGGATCGCCAACCATCTGGGCGACATCGGGGCCATCTGCAACGACGCCGCCTTCGCCTTCATGCTGGCCCAGACCAGCCAGTTGCGGGAGCGGGTGCTGCGCACGGCGGACGCCTGCTTCGGGCACCGGCTGATGATGGACCGGGTGATTCCCGGTGGCGTCGCCACTGATTTGCCGGAGCGCGGCGCGGGCCTGTTGCTGGAATTGGTGGCGGAGCTGCGCAAACGCTTCCCGCCGCTGGTCGCCATCTATGACGGCAAGGCGTCCTTGCAGGACCGCACGGTCACCACCGGGTTCGTGTCTGCGGAACTGGTCACCCGCTTCGGCGCCGGCGGTCACGTTGGGCGAGCCTCCGGCCGCGACCAGGACGCCCGCCGCAGCCCCGGATACGCGCCTTACGACGCGCTGAATTTTGAGGTGCCGGTGCTGACCGAGGGCGACGTGAACGCCCGAGTCTGGGTGCGCATCCGCGAGGTGGAGCAATCCCTGTCGCTGATCGAGCAGATCGTGGCCCGCCTGCCGGCGATCTCGCGCGGCCTGGACCACCCGTCGGTCCCGCTGGACTCCGGCCGGGGCGGGGAGGGCATGGCCCTGGTGGAATCCTTCCGCGGCGAGATCCTGACCTGGGTGCGGCTGGACGGGGAGGGCGCCGTCACCCGCTGCCACCCGCGCGACCCGTCCTGGTTCCAGTGGCCATTGCTGGAGGCGGCCATCGGCGGCAACATCGTCGCCGACTTTCCGCTGTGCAACAAGTCGTTCAACTGTTCCTACGCGGGACACGACCTGTAA
- a CDS encoding sensor domain-containing diguanylate cyclase gives MFSSATRIVGLYAVLATAWVVGSDRLLDAAGLDEVVLIQNVKGTAFVLFTALVLWGFLRQEFQRRTRSEDALRSTLERLAQSEADLRSVIEKLPDAFFRTDLDGRVSMASPQFAREFGLTPETVIGTRIADHYVEEDGRAKFLAALEEAGGEVRDHRMPMRRQDGTNFWISANAYIRRDPAGRPIGVEGIARNTTAQHHLEERLRYLAGHDALTGLCNRIRFEDRLEHAIARAKREDKSFALLFLDLDGFKEVNDTHGHQKGDEVLVTTAQRLSGALRNSDTTARIGGDEFAVLLEGDISVENARAVAEKVIDSIDRPLPGLDLSVSASVGMAFYPSDGADAGVLLRCADQAMYRAKRLGKNRLELGTA, from the coding sequence ATGTTCTCTTCGGCAACCCGAATCGTCGGACTGTACGCGGTCCTCGCCACCGCGTGGGTGGTGGGGTCCGACCGCCTTTTGGACGCCGCCGGGCTGGACGAGGTGGTGCTGATCCAGAACGTCAAGGGCACCGCCTTCGTCCTGTTCACCGCCCTGGTGCTGTGGGGTTTCCTGCGCCAGGAGTTCCAGCGCCGCACCCGGTCGGAGGACGCATTGCGCTCCACGCTGGAGCGGCTGGCCCAGTCGGAAGCCGACCTCCGTTCGGTCATCGAGAAACTACCGGACGCCTTCTTCCGCACGGATCTCGACGGTCGGGTCAGCATGGCCTCCCCCCAGTTCGCGCGGGAGTTCGGCCTGACTCCGGAGACGGTGATCGGCACCCGTATCGCCGACCATTACGTGGAAGAGGACGGGCGCGCCAAATTCCTTGCGGCGCTGGAGGAGGCGGGCGGCGAGGTCCGCGACCACCGCATGCCGATGCGGCGGCAGGACGGCACCAACTTCTGGATTTCCGCCAACGCCTACATCCGCCGCGATCCCGCCGGGCGTCCCATCGGGGTGGAGGGGATTGCCCGCAACACCACCGCCCAGCATCATCTGGAGGAGCGGCTGCGCTACCTCGCCGGGCACGACGCGCTGACGGGCTTGTGCAACCGCATCCGCTTCGAGGACCGGCTGGAGCACGCCATCGCCCGCGCCAAGCGCGAGGACAAGAGCTTCGCCCTGCTCTTCCTCGACCTCGACGGGTTCAAGGAGGTCAACGACACCCACGGGCACCAGAAGGGCGACGAGGTGCTGGTGACCACCGCCCAACGCCTGTCCGGCGCGCTGCGCAACAGCGACACCACCGCCCGCATCGGCGGCGACGAGTTCGCCGTGCTGCTGGAGGGGGACATCTCCGTCGAGAACGCACGGGCCGTGGCGGAAAAGGTCATCGACTCCATCGACCGGCCCCTGCCCGGCCTTGACCTGTCGGTGTCGGCCAGCGTCGGCATGGCCTTCTACCCGTCGGACGGCGCCGACGCCGGCGTTCTACTGCGCTGCGCCGATCAGGCCATGTACCGCGCCAAGCGTTTGGGCAAGAACCGGCTGGAGCTGGGCACCGCCTGA